In Dysidea avara chromosome 3, odDysAvar1.4, whole genome shotgun sequence, a single window of DNA contains:
- the LOC136248296 gene encoding uncharacterized protein has protein sequence MAARSILILWETGHGKSTLANFILDEKKFNVRVGLIAVSNASKQYTKTINGRRVQVIDTVGFSDASNAVEQHLEQVSKGLSLAPNGVDCIVFAIRLFTVAGYLGPNDAAQEQKLQELLKSPRCPDSLKTLVRKADGGHVLVELVNTLGAEYRDNKVAQLLTRCDTIQKKVKAPYKNLMFVSVFQQYKQQKFDEARRLQQEKTD, from the exons ATGGCAGCAAGATCGATACTGATTTTATGGGAAACCGGACACGGAAAAAGCACCCTTGCTAACTTTATACTGGATGAAAAAAAGTTTAACGTCAGGGTCGGATTGATTGCAGTGAGCAACGCTAGCAAACAGTACACGAAGACAATAAATGGTAGAAGAGTGCAAGTCATCGACACAGTTGGATTCTCTGACGCTTCCAATGCTGTGGAACAACACCTAGAGCAAGTCAGCAAAGGATTGTCACTAGCTCCCAATGGAGTTGACTGTATCGTGTTTGCTATCAGAT TGTTCACTGTGGCTGGTTATCTCGGACCCAATGATGCTGCACAAGAGCAAAAGTTGCAAGAATTGTTGAAGTCTCCTCGCTGTCCTGATAGTTTGAAGACACTTGTTCGTAAAGCTGATGGTGGTCATGTTCTAGTTGAGTTGGTGAACACATTGGGTGCTGAATATCGTGATAACAAGGTGGCCCAACTTTTAACAAGATGTGACACCATTCAAAAGAAGGTCAAAGCACCATATAAGAATCTGATGTTTGTGTCTGTGTTTCAGCAGTACAAGCAACAGAAGTTTGACGAAGCACGTAGACTGCAGCAAGAAAAGACCGACTGA
- the LOC136249231 gene encoding GTPase IMAP family member 4-like, which translates to MDSGAEVAVMLTGVTGAGKSSACNFLFGDEVFEVGLGMVSVTSKSNAHETVVNGKKVKLIDTPGFCDDFEKDEERVNELGKAILLAKAGVHAIALVINASHRFTAAEAKALEEIELLGELWNFMFVIFTAAKCYGKSEQKQREVVISTLDNPKCPEHLKTVMERVNRRFMMLESSDDSTEYQNSKVIEFFTMVDSIYSTNKRLYTNKLFVKANELYQEAKLKEQNREEELRKAQEGVQKMTAEMTATMATMRSEQERQQAIFEQALSSLTSQLNEAQKTNQNLANQIANMPRGGCNIL; encoded by the exons ATGGATTCAG GTGCTGAAGTAGCTGTGATGCTGACAGGAGTTACTGGGGCAGGAAAGAGTAGTGCTTGCAACTTTTTATTTGGAGATGAGGTATTTGAAGTTGGCCTGGGAATGGTTTCCGTGACATCAAAGAGTAATGCCCATGAGACTGTGGTGAATGGCAAAAAAGTTAAGCTGATTGACACCCCAGGGTTTTGTGATGACTTTGAAAAGGATGAAGAAAGAGTCAATGAATTAGGCAAAGCAATTCTTCTCGCTAAAGCTGGCGTACATGCCATAGCTTTAGTTATCAATGCTAGTCATCGGTTCACCGCTGCAGAGGCCAAGGCTCTTGAAGAGATTGAACTGCTAGGTGAATTGTGGAATTTTATGTTTGTTATTTTTACTGCAGCAAAATGCTATGGTAAAAGTGAGCAAAAGCAGCGAGAGGTAGTCATCAGTACACTTGATAATCCAAAGTGCCCAGAACATCTTAAGACGGTAATGGAAAGGGTTAACAGACGATTTATGATGCTTGAGAGCTCAGACGATAGTACAGAGTATCAAAATTCAAAAGTTATAGAATTCTTTACAATGGTGGATAGCATTTATTCCACCAACAAAAGGCTTTACACTAACAAATTGTTCGTGAAAGCAAATGAACTGTACCAAGAAGCAAAATTGAAAGAACAAAATAGGGAAGAGGAGCTTAGAAAAGCTCAGGAGGGTGTGCAGAAAATGACCGCAGAAATGACAGCAACTATGGCCACCATGAGATCAGAACAAGAAAGGCAGCAAGCTATATTTGAACAGGCATTGTCATCTCTGACAAGTCAGCTCAATGAAGCCCAGAAAACTAACCAAAACTTAGCTAACCAAATAGCCAATATGCCACGTGGGGGTTGTAATATACTGTGA
- the LOC136249232 gene encoding uncharacterized protein → MFRTGLSQLINVPTHNHGNILDLLLTNLDDYINHLQIYPDPLLQSDHYIITFSISISVTTSSKSAAYFTFNFSEGDYQGLCNHMIHSDFTPCLLSHDIEFIWHIIEQLLVEGMQLFIPLYKVHSNQDPIWYNSEIRHCINRLRTLRRRYKCHPTNHISSVIDSIENTLQDKIKVAKQDFESHLVNCYTSSNNNKMFKYLRSITKSRNIPSVMNFESLNANTDHSKANLFNQYFHSVFHDPSSIPKIDDLPAIHNSLQSITITVADVYQALISLDVNKSAGIDNISPRVLQSCAVALSEPLYHLFIQSLHHSLPTCWKIHKIVPIFKQVYQSIPVWFYQKLFYTTTDANFH, encoded by the exons ATGTTTCGGACTGGTTTGAGTCAACTCATTAAtgttccaacccacaatcatgGCAATATCCTGGACTTGCTCCTTACCAACCTTGATGATTACATCAATCACTTACAGATTTATCCTGATCCACTCTTACAATCTGATCATTATATCATAACATTCTCTATATCCATCAGTGTGACGACATCCTCAAAATCTGCCGCTTACTTTACTTTCAACTTTTCTGAAGGAGATTATCAAGGTCTCTGTAATCACATGATTCATTCTGATTTCACACCATGCCTTTTAAGTCATGATATAGAGTTTATATGGCACATCATTGAACAGTTACTGGTGGAAGGTATGCAATTGTTTATTCCGTTGTACAAGGTTCATTCAAACCAAGATCCCATCTGGTATAATTCTGAGATAAGGCATTGCATCAATCGACTTAGAACACTCCGTCGTAGATACAAGTGTCATCCTACAAATCATATCTCCAGCGTCATCGACTCCATTGAAAATACACTTCAGGACAAAATTAAAGTAGCTAAGCAGGATTTTGAATCACATCTTGTCAATTGTTACACCTCATCTAATAATAACAAAATGTTTAAATACCTTAGATCTATCACCAAGTCCAGAAATATTCCATCAGTCATGAACTTTGAGTCTTTGAATGCTAATACTGACCACAGTAAAGCCAACCTATTTAATCAATATTTTCATTCAGTTTTCCATGATCCATCTTCTATCCCGAAGATTGATGACCTCCCAGCTATACACAACTCATTACAATCAATTACCATTACTGTTGCAGATGTTTATCAAGCTCTAATCTCATTAGATGTCAACAAATCTGCTGGAATTGACAACATCTCCCCTAGAGTACTACAAAGTTGTGCTGTAGCTCTTAGTGAGCCACTTTATCATCTATTTATTCAATCACTCCACCACTCTTTACCAACCTGTTGGAAAATCCACAAAATCGTACCCATATTTAAG CAAGTCTATCAGTCCATCCCAGTTTGGTTTTACCAAAAATTGTTCTACACTACAACAGATGCTAATTTTCACTGA